A portion of the Calothrix sp. 336/3 genome contains these proteins:
- a CDS encoding CHAT domain-containing protein, which translates to MTKNSPKDDLKLLLKAAREKETVAKYLSIHHPEKAKFHYHQIIACLDTIQEGQDIFTRRSLINSYSDVYQRIVAICIETQDFSNASLYASYSKNRYLVERLLLKDANSTSIVLAKPYNSSKNLATAKPNNKIEQAYLQEKKALQLYTYQISSQANQQLLAESQKKWLQAKKDLENLYIKASEIEPELKKQTKAYPIDFAEVKSLLTLDTAILEFFFTETVLVLILILPTEDKPIISEKLYVKLQEVYLENIAKNWILELTGKNQVKSNHESNENIDNLALKINEISKCFNFNYLLSFLNTSIQHLIIIPHNYIHLFPVHALWINDNERLIERFSVSYFPSIHVWNICKKLQRKRKLLLTVENPTQDKDLIFAKAEVASITQRQGFTESKLLSGQQASKAEILSCATHHNCFHFSGHAEYNFENPFDSYLMLSSDSDIENLTLNTILADMHMPKADLVTLSACCTGVVDAFQATDEYLGLPTGFLLAGAKAVVSSLWKVNSIATAFLLDEFYRQLEEVENKTVALQQAQNWLRRCSADDLRERANTWNLAKLEPKEQFRLERALKRLEDIPFENPYYWAAFILTGC; encoded by the coding sequence GTGACTAAGAATTCACCAAAAGATGATTTAAAATTACTTCTCAAAGCAGCACGAGAAAAAGAAACAGTAGCAAAGTATCTTTCTATCCATCATCCAGAAAAAGCAAAGTTTCATTATCACCAAATAATAGCCTGTCTTGATACAATACAAGAGGGGCAAGACATTTTTACTCGACGTTCTTTAATAAATTCATATTCAGATGTATATCAGCGCATTGTGGCAATTTGTATTGAAACTCAAGATTTTAGTAATGCATCTTTATATGCTAGTTATTCCAAAAATAGGTATTTAGTTGAACGTCTGTTACTAAAAGATGCTAACTCTACAAGTATAGTTCTAGCGAAACCATATAACTCTTCTAAAAACCTAGCCACAGCAAAGCCAAACAACAAAATAGAACAAGCTTATTTGCAAGAGAAAAAAGCTCTACAATTGTATACTTACCAAATTAGTAGTCAAGCAAACCAGCAATTATTAGCAGAATCTCAAAAAAAATGGTTGCAAGCTAAAAAAGATTTAGAAAATCTGTATATTAAAGCATCAGAAATAGAACCTGAATTAAAAAAACAAACCAAAGCTTATCCAATCGACTTTGCAGAAGTAAAATCTTTACTAACACTTGACACAGCTATTCTAGAGTTTTTCTTTACAGAAACAGTTCTTGTATTAATTTTGATTCTACCGACAGAAGATAAGCCTATTATTTCTGAAAAACTATACGTTAAGCTTCAAGAAGTTTATTTGGAAAATATTGCGAAAAATTGGATATTAGAACTAACTGGGAAAAATCAAGTTAAAAGCAATCACGAATCGAATGAAAATATAGACAATTTAGCACTGAAAATTAATGAAATATCAAAATGCTTTAATTTCAATTATTTACTGAGTTTTTTAAATACTAGTATTCAGCATTTAATTATTATACCTCATAATTATATACACCTTTTTCCGGTTCATGCATTATGGATAAATGATAATGAAAGATTAATAGAACGCTTCTCAGTCAGTTATTTTCCTAGCATTCATGTATGGAATATTTGCAAAAAGCTGCAACGGAAAAGAAAATTATTATTGACAGTAGAAAATCCTACTCAAGATAAAGATTTAATTTTTGCAAAAGCGGAAGTAGCAAGCATCACTCAACGTCAAGGGTTCACTGAAAGCAAGCTACTTTCAGGACAGCAAGCATCCAAAGCGGAAATTTTAAGTTGTGCAACTCATCATAATTGTTTCCATTTTTCTGGACATGCAGAATATAATTTTGAAAATCCGTTTGACTCTTACCTAATGCTTTCCTCTGATAGTGATATTGAGAATTTAACCCTGAACACCATTTTGGCTGACATGCATATGCCCAAAGCTGACTTGGTAACTCTTTCTGCATGTTGCACAGGAGTTGTAGATGCGTTTCAGGCAACAGATGAGTATTTAGGCTTACCTACAGGTTTTTTACTTGCGGGAGCAAAGGCTGTTGTTAGTAGTCTATGGAAAGTTAACTCAATTGCCACTGCCTTTCTCCTAGATGAATTTTATCGGCAGTTAGAGGAGGTTGAAAATAAGACCGTCGCTCTACAACAAGCGCAAAATTGGTTACGTCGTTGTAGTGCTGACGACTTAAGAGAAAGAGCAAATACCTGGAATTTAGCTAAATTAGAACCTAAAGAGCAGTTCCGGTTAGAACGGGCACTTAAACGTTTAGAGGATATTCCCTTTGAAAATCCTTATTACTGGGCAGCGTTTATACTAACAGGATGTTAA
- a CDS encoding tetratricopeptide repeat protein: MAKLHDYETWFDKGMAFQESSQHEEALACFQKAIELKSDFIPAWVYQGMSLEQLQRHDEALALFDTAIHANPDVTDLWYNKGATLCTLERYEEALACFDKVLEINPNDAIAQTTRSLTIATLKSIN, translated from the coding sequence ATGGCTAAGTTACACGACTACGAAACATGGTTTGATAAAGGCATGGCATTTCAAGAATCAAGCCAACATGAAGAAGCGCTCGCCTGTTTCCAAAAAGCTATCGAACTAAAATCAGATTTTATTCCAGCTTGGGTTTACCAAGGCATGTCACTGGAGCAGTTACAACGGCACGATGAAGCCTTGGCATTATTTGACACAGCGATTCACGCAAATCCAGACGTTACAGACCTTTGGTACAACAAAGGGGCAACCCTATGCACACTGGAACGCTACGAAGAAGCCTTAGCTTGCTTCGATAAGGTTTTAGAAATAAATCCAAATGATGCAATTGCCCAGACAACTCGAAGCCTAACTATCGCAACCTTGAAAAGCATTAATTAA
- a CDS encoding site-specific integrase: protein MASNASQRKASKGTVQIKISNDRLQLVFSFGGKRHYLSTGYTDSKANRKLAEMKARQIELDILCNNFDVTLERYKPQSQQVEFTTTSENKTHASLADLWDSYTEYKRSSLSPSTLAKDYHKIYRCINVHLPVRTLDKAVAIRDWLVANKSPLSAKKILTQFSACCDWAVKSQLIGENPFEGMASDIKVPKGDYEETDINPFSLEERDRIIAAFQENRYYKHYATLIEFLFITGCRPSEAVALQWKHIAIDFTVLRFEQAVVISSSGLTCKPGLKTQKKRVFPINQRLAGLLRSIKSVGVSDDGKVFPSPDGKWIDVHNLSRRAWRNVLASLDGVKYRKLYQTRHTFITMALRNGVDVKDVATMVGNSPEIIYRHYAGQSRELVLPEF, encoded by the coding sequence GTGGCTTCCAATGCCTCTCAACGCAAAGCCTCGAAGGGTACTGTCCAAATCAAAATCTCTAACGATCGCCTACAACTGGTTTTTAGTTTTGGGGGTAAACGTCATTATCTTTCAACCGGGTATACCGATAGCAAAGCCAATCGCAAGTTGGCGGAAATGAAGGCTCGGCAAATCGAGTTGGATATTCTCTGCAACAATTTTGATGTGACGTTGGAAAGGTACAAACCTCAATCTCAGCAGGTTGAATTTACAACAACTAGCGAGAATAAAACCCATGCGTCCTTAGCGGATTTGTGGGACAGCTATACCGAGTACAAGCGGTCGAGTTTGTCTCCTAGCACTTTGGCAAAGGATTACCACAAAATTTATCGCTGCATCAACGTGCATTTGCCAGTGAGGACTTTGGATAAGGCTGTGGCAATTCGGGATTGGTTGGTTGCCAATAAAAGCCCCCTGTCAGCGAAGAAGATTTTGACTCAGTTTTCGGCTTGTTGTGATTGGGCTGTTAAGTCCCAGTTGATTGGAGAAAATCCATTTGAGGGAATGGCGAGTGATATTAAGGTGCCGAAGGGTGATTATGAGGAGACGGATATTAATCCTTTTAGTTTGGAGGAGCGCGATCGCATTATTGCCGCATTCCAAGAAAATCGCTATTACAAGCATTACGCAACCTTGATTGAGTTTTTATTTATCACGGGTTGCCGACCATCGGAAGCTGTGGCTTTGCAGTGGAAGCATATTGCGATCGATTTTACGGTGCTTCGGTTCGAGCAAGCTGTGGTGATTTCGTCGTCGGGGTTGACTTGTAAGCCGGGGTTGAAGACGCAGAAGAAGCGAGTTTTCCCGATTAATCAGCGTTTAGCTGGGTTATTGCGGTCGATTAAATCTGTTGGTGTGTCGGATGATGGGAAAGTTTTTCCGTCGCCGGATGGGAAGTGGATTGATGTGCATAATCTCAGCCGACGGGCTTGGAGGAATGTGTTAGCAAGTTTGGATGGTGTGAAGTATAGAAAACTTTACCAAACTCGGCATACTTTTATTACGATGGCTTTGAGGAATGGGGTGGATGTTAAGGATGTGGCGACTATGGTGGGGAATTCGCCGGAGATTATTTACCGCCATTATGCGGGGCAAAGTCGGGAGTTGGTTTTGCCGGAGTTTTAG
- a CDS encoding site-specific integrase produces MNLEQVNARLLERRCRLRIGITGDKLWLRGTLPPKPFSSSKKPSRQRIYLGLSCTDKNIELAESEAIKISACLDLGIFDWNNYIDFHESEKIKNIGDWVLNFETDYFNRRAKTDKSLLTYKKDYLASFKKLNWNKPLTISAIESAIIASPPDTKVRQRMCMALGALADFANLPVNTSRWRGKYSSSKGASKEIPSDEQIQDIWKQIPADGWRWVFGAIAVYGLRNHEVFKLDFHAIAHDKIAIVHDGKTGYRRIFPIHPEWYELFQINKVILPDVNLNRANDKLGHSVSDAFRKLEIPFNPYRLRHAWAIRSLMIGVDVTLAAQMMGHSVKIHTQTYHRWINEQHYHQAFTQLVNREDRPKPPS; encoded by the coding sequence ATGAACTTAGAACAAGTTAACGCTCGATTACTGGAGCGTAGGTGTAGATTAAGAATTGGGATTACAGGCGATAAATTATGGCTTAGAGGAACTCTACCACCTAAGCCTTTTTCCTCATCCAAAAAGCCATCAAGACAGCGTATATATTTAGGATTGTCTTGCACAGACAAAAATATTGAATTAGCAGAAAGCGAGGCTATTAAAATCAGTGCCTGTCTCGACTTAGGTATTTTTGATTGGAATAATTATATTGATTTTCATGAATCAGAGAAGATAAAAAATATTGGCGACTGGGTACTAAATTTTGAAACAGATTATTTTAACCGTCGGGCTAAAACCGACAAAAGTCTATTGACTTATAAAAAAGATTATTTGGCAAGTTTTAAAAAACTAAACTGGAATAAGCCTTTAACTATCTCTGCAATTGAATCAGCAATAATTGCCTCACCGCCAGACACAAAAGTAAGGCAAAGGATGTGTATGGCTTTGGGTGCTTTGGCTGATTTTGCAAATTTACCTGTAAATACTTCTCGGTGGCGCGGGAAATACTCTTCAAGCAAGGGAGCATCAAAGGAAATTCCCTCGGATGAGCAAATACAAGATATCTGGAAGCAAATTCCAGCCGATGGGTGGCGATGGGTCTTTGGGGCGATCGCCGTGTACGGGCTACGAAATCATGAAGTATTCAAGCTAGATTTTCACGCGATCGCTCACGATAAAATCGCCATTGTTCACGATGGCAAGACGGGATATAGACGAATATTCCCAATCCATCCCGAATGGTACGAATTATTCCAAATCAATAAGGTAATTCTGCCTGATGTCAATTTGAACCGTGCCAACGACAAATTAGGGCATAGTGTTAGCGATGCTTTCCGTAAGCTAGAGATACCCTTTAATCCTTACCGATTGCGTCACGCTTGGGCTATCCGTTCTCTGATGATTGGAGTAGATGTGACACTAGCGGCTCAGATGATGGGTCACAGCGTAAAAATCCATACTCAGACCTATCATCGATGGATAAACGAGCAACATTACCACCAAGCTTTTACTCAGTTGGTTAATCGGGAAGATAGACCAAAACCACCAAGCTGA